From bacterium, one genomic window encodes:
- a CDS encoding NAD(P)-dependent oxidoreductase, translating into MQILVTGGAGYLGSILCEHLLTAGHKVCVIDNLIYRQQSLIHLCSDPSFDFVFGDVRDEQLIKSLLRDADAIIPLAAIVGAPACDLDPLLATSVNLEAIRLLNRLRSRDQIIIYPTTNSGYGTKSGDVYCTEETPLEPISLYGRTKVEAERELLGSNNSIALRLATVFGMSPRMRLDVLVNHFVYAAVTDGYIVLFEKDFKRNFVHIRDVADCFLFCLENIDRMMGRTFNVGLDSANISKEELALKVKEHVPQFSIQHAPLASDPDKRNYIVSNQRLREAGFEATRSLDQGIQEILKGYRMLAFSPFKNA; encoded by the coding sequence ATGCAAATACTTGTTACAGGCGGAGCAGGATACCTCGGATCCATTTTGTGCGAACACCTGCTCACGGCGGGACACAAAGTTTGCGTGATCGATAACCTGATTTACCGTCAACAAAGTCTCATTCATTTGTGTTCCGATCCATCCTTTGATTTTGTTTTCGGGGATGTAAGGGACGAACAACTGATAAAGAGTCTGTTAAGAGACGCAGACGCAATTATCCCCTTAGCAGCAATCGTGGGAGCTCCCGCGTGCGATCTCGATCCGTTGCTCGCTACTTCGGTGAATCTGGAGGCCATTCGGCTCCTGAACCGGCTCCGGAGCCGCGACCAGATCATTATTTATCCCACAACAAACAGCGGTTACGGCACAAAGAGTGGCGACGTTTACTGCACGGAAGAAACACCATTAGAACCGATCAGTCTTTATGGCCGGACAAAAGTGGAGGCGGAGAGAGAGTTGTTGGGCAGTAACAACAGCATCGCCTTGCGTCTGGCAACTGTTTTTGGTATGTCACCCCGCATGCGATTGGATGTACTGGTGAATCATTTTGTCTACGCGGCTGTTACAGATGGTTACATTGTTTTGTTTGAAAAAGATTTCAAACGCAATTTTGTTCACATTCGGGATGTTGCCGATTGTTTTCTTTTCTGTTTGGAGAACATCGACAGGATGATGGGACGCACCTTCAACGTAGGTCTCGATAGCGCAAATATATCGAAAGAAGAGTTGGCGCTGAAGGTAAAAGAGCACGTCCCTCAGTTTTCGATACAGCATGCTCCCCTTGCCTCCGACCCGGACAAACGAAATTACATCGTTTCCAACCAGCGGCTGCGTGAAGCGGGATTTGAAGCAACGCGCTCTTTGGATCAAGGCATTCAGGAGATATTGAAAGGTTACCGAATGCTTGCCTTTTCTCCTTTCAAAAATGCCTGA
- a CDS encoding nucleotidyltransferase family protein codes for MPEPAQKFSDLTTIILAGGLGTRLRDSVPDRPKVLAEVRGRPFLTYLFDQIQEAGTREVILCTGYLGEQIDNLFGDTYMSLKLTYSREREPLGTAGALRLALPLIKSNPVLIMNGDSICLTDLKDMLKWHDSKKSQATILLTRVAEMSRYGQVQTDPVSSVVTRFEEKGSASESGWVNAGVYLLARKMIKEIPAGSFLSLEEQIFPSWIGRGLLGYQSGGPFLDIGTPESYKRASEFLGD; via the coding sequence ATGCCTGAGCCAGCGCAGAAATTTTCCGATTTAACAACGATCATTCTTGCGGGTGGTCTGGGAACGAGACTGCGCGACTCTGTTCCGGACCGCCCTAAAGTTCTGGCTGAAGTCCGCGGCCGCCCTTTTCTGACTTACCTTTTTGATCAAATTCAAGAGGCAGGAACCAGAGAGGTTATTCTTTGCACCGGTTATTTGGGGGAGCAGATTGACAATCTATTCGGCGATACTTACATGAGTCTGAAACTGACTTATTCAAGAGAGCGTGAACCATTGGGTACAGCGGGAGCTTTGCGCCTGGCGTTGCCTCTAATAAAATCGAACCCTGTCCTTATTATGAATGGTGATTCGATCTGTTTGACCGATTTGAAAGACATGTTGAAATGGCATGACTCAAAAAAGTCACAGGCTACCATTTTGCTCACACGGGTCGCAGAAATGAGCCGTTATGGTCAAGTGCAAACCGATCCTGTCTCTTCAGTCGTAACTCGATTTGAAGAGAAAGGCAGTGCATCGGAGTCAGGGTGGGTTAACGCCGGTGTGTATCTGCTGGCTCGCAAAATGATCAAAGAAATCCCTGCCGGCTCCTTTCTTTCGCTCGAAGAGCAAATATTCCCTTCCTGGATCGGACGAGGATTACTTGGTTATCAAAGTGGTGGGCCATTTCTGGACATAGGAACTCCGGAATCTTATAAGCGTGCCTCTGAGTTTTTAGGAGATTAG
- a CDS encoding GDP-L-fucose synthase, producing MQKDSRIWVAGRNTLIGSALLRQLKKQAYTNVVDFELDTYESRQVEDFFSSVQPEYVFVTAGRSGGIKLNRDHPAELMLSNLLAGSLVIHNAHRFGIRKLLYLASSCCYPKHCQQPMKVESIMTGILEPTSDAYAVAKIACMKLCEAYKREHDDVFITGIPADAFGPGDVYDFENAHVLPALLRKMHEAARAKSGEVVVWGSGKPRREFVFVDDLADACLFVMQHYEGHLPVNLGGGTELSIAELAEAIRKVVGYSGKIVYDLSYPDGMLFKALDSSILLEMGWKPITSFQRALQITYQDFLNSSGRAFAATTHQSEPDLS from the coding sequence TTGCAAAAAGATTCGAGAATCTGGGTTGCGGGGAGGAATACATTGATCGGCTCGGCATTGTTGCGCCAGCTCAAAAAGCAAGCCTACACAAATGTAGTCGATTTCGAACTGGATACTTATGAATCGCGCCAGGTCGAAGATTTCTTCTCATCGGTGCAGCCAGAATACGTTTTCGTCACGGCAGGACGGTCCGGCGGAATCAAATTAAACAGGGACCATCCTGCTGAGCTGATGCTTTCCAACTTATTAGCAGGATCGCTGGTGATTCACAATGCTCACCGTTTCGGCATTCGAAAATTGCTGTATCTGGCAAGCTCTTGCTGCTATCCAAAGCACTGCCAGCAACCGATGAAGGTGGAATCGATTATGACTGGAATTCTCGAACCGACTAGCGATGCGTATGCCGTTGCCAAAATCGCGTGCATGAAACTTTGTGAGGCATATAAAAGGGAGCACGATGATGTTTTCATAACCGGAATTCCTGCCGATGCATTCGGACCAGGTGATGTTTACGATTTTGAGAATGCGCATGTACTCCCGGCGCTTCTTCGGAAAATGCATGAAGCAGCGAGGGCGAAGTCGGGCGAGGTGGTTGTTTGGGGTTCAGGAAAACCTCGCCGCGAATTCGTATTTGTCGATGACCTCGCTGATGCATGCCTCTTCGTTATGCAACATTACGAGGGTCATCTCCCCGTTAATCTTGGCGGTGGTACAGAGTTGTCCATCGCGGAGCTCGCAGAAGCGATCCGGAAAGTGGTTGGATATTCTGGAAAAATAGTTTATGACCTGAGTTATCCGGACGGAATGCTTTTCAAAGCTCTTGACTCAAGCATACTGTTAGAAATGGGTTGGAAGCCGATCACATCTTTTCAAAGAGCTCTGCAAATCACCTATCAAGATTTCCTGAATAGTAGTGGCAGAGCATTTGCCGCAACTACGCACCAATCAGAACCTGATTTGAGTTAG
- a CDS encoding GDP-L-fucose synthase encodes MKQDQRIFVAGASGLVGSAIYRVLKKQGFTQIIVKSRKELDLLDQPQVSQFFLETRPEIVFLCAGKVGGVYANDTYRAEFIYENLQIEANVIHSSYVAEVKKLIFFGSSTMYPKNCPQPMKEQHLMTGLLEPTNEALGMAKLAGMKMCQSYNLQYGTDFITIIPSNLYGINQNYAPLNSMVIPSLIRKFYEAKKGGKNEVIIWGSGRGIRDFLFSDSCAVAAIFLGQNYSGNAPVNVGSGVDTTVQELAEVIKKIVGFEGTIVYDRSKTDGTLIKLLDLTEISEMGWKNQMALEEGIEICYSDFLTRIGKS; translated from the coding sequence ATGAAGCAGGATCAGCGGATTTTTGTCGCCGGTGCCTCGGGGTTGGTCGGTTCGGCCATCTACCGCGTGCTGAAAAAACAAGGGTTTACTCAAATCATCGTCAAATCGCGAAAAGAGTTGGACCTGCTGGATCAACCACAGGTTTCTCAATTCTTCCTCGAAACGCGGCCTGAAATTGTTTTCCTCTGCGCAGGGAAAGTGGGAGGAGTTTACGCAAACGATACCTATCGCGCTGAGTTTATCTACGAAAACCTCCAGATTGAAGCAAATGTCATTCACTCCTCTTATGTGGCAGAAGTAAAAAAGCTGATCTTTTTTGGCTCTTCCACCATGTATCCGAAGAATTGCCCTCAGCCGATGAAAGAACAGCATCTGATGACCGGTTTATTGGAACCCACGAATGAAGCACTGGGTATGGCGAAACTCGCTGGAATGAAAATGTGCCAATCCTACAATCTTCAATACGGCACGGACTTTATTACGATCATTCCTTCTAATCTTTATGGGATCAATCAGAATTATGCGCCTCTGAATTCCATGGTCATTCCTTCGTTGATTCGAAAATTTTACGAGGCAAAAAAAGGAGGGAAAAACGAAGTCATTATCTGGGGCTCCGGACGTGGCATCCGTGACTTTCTTTTTTCAGACAGTTGCGCTGTGGCAGCAATTTTTCTGGGACAAAACTATAGTGGCAATGCTCCGGTGAATGTGGGGTCCGGTGTTGATACGACGGTTCAAGAACTCGCAGAAGTGATCAAGAAAATTGTCGGTTTTGAAGGGACGATTGTCTACGATCGATCTAAAACTGATGGGACACTCATTAAACTCCTGGACCTTACCGAGATTTCCGAGATGGGATGGAAGAATCAGATGGCGCTGGAAGAAGGAATTGAAATCTGCTACTCCGATTTCCTAACCAGAATCGGAAAATCCTGA
- a CDS encoding thiamine pyrophosphate-dependent enzyme, protein MRSATLGQIPGLPQEFGNDFARELFRRGNFARHFELKVKEAYDKKIFSIPIYLSLGSEFNSAALSLSFPDCLIFGQHRCHSLYLNYGGKPEELRDELLGLPSGCSGGMSGSNAIQGRDIKMFGHSGLMGEQIPIAVGAALASSKRTLAICGDASVEEDYIYPSLGFTATRKLPVLFVCEDNDLSILTKTEVRRNWSPVDVARSLGIPAVDITDDPWLIAHHTKQMSKNLPGFINIRTVRVLWHAGVGTDGLPEWDRYEWIRGQLAYLGLGNEMEAMDRENKGKTDLLWEKQLQKR, encoded by the coding sequence ATGCGATCTGCAACTTTAGGCCAGATTCCAGGATTACCACAAGAATTTGGCAACGACTTCGCCAGAGAGCTTTTCCGCCGAGGGAATTTTGCGCGTCACTTTGAATTAAAAGTGAAAGAGGCTTATGACAAAAAGATTTTTAGCATTCCGATTTATCTTTCTCTTGGCTCTGAATTCAATAGCGCTGCGTTGTCACTGTCATTTCCGGATTGTTTAATCTTCGGACAACATCGATGCCATTCTTTGTATCTGAACTATGGAGGAAAGCCTGAAGAATTGCGGGATGAACTTCTGGGATTGCCCTCCGGTTGCTCCGGAGGAATGTCCGGATCGAACGCAATCCAGGGCCGTGACATAAAGATGTTCGGACATAGCGGATTGATGGGAGAACAGATCCCGATTGCCGTTGGAGCTGCTCTGGCGAGTTCTAAACGAACTTTAGCGATTTGTGGAGATGCATCCGTTGAAGAAGATTACATTTATCCGTCTTTAGGATTCACGGCCACACGAAAACTTCCCGTGCTTTTTGTTTGCGAAGACAATGATTTGAGCATCCTGACCAAAACTGAAGTCCGGAGAAATTGGTCCCCGGTTGATGTTGCGCGTTCACTGGGAATCCCCGCAGTCGATATTACGGATGATCCGTGGCTGATCGCGCATCATACGAAACAGATGAGCAAGAATCTTCCCGGTTTCATCAATATTCGAACCGTTCGAGTGCTCTGGCACGCCGGCGTCGGAACGGATGGGCTGCCGGAATGGGATCGTTACGAATGGATTAGAGGACAGCTCGCGTACCTGGGTCTTGGAAATGAAATGGAAGCAATGGACCGCGAAAACAAAGGAAAAACAGATCTGCTATGGGAAAAACAACTGCAGAAACGATAA
- a CDS encoding B12-binding domain-containing radical SAM protein: MKKSHIDLLLVNAPGKKRVYQSLANDLAAYEPPIWAGLIGNSARKHGYGVGILDAEAELLTYEETVSRILEANPVLTVFVVYGQQPSASTQCMPAAGDVARMIKEANPALKIMFIGTHPSALPEKTLREEATDFVCQGEGPYTILGVLEALKSGSDQFRSIGGLWYMENGTVASSPVFNNIKNLEEELPGMAWDLLPMKNYKAHNWHCWDHIHDRQPYASLYASFGCPYKCSFCCINAPFGGSGIRYFSPQSVIKEIDILVNDYGVKNIKFADEMFVLKPAQVLGICDLIIERSYKLNIWAYARVDTIRDPFLEKLKKAGFNWLGIGIESGSKYVRDGVEKGRFGDEDIAKIVAKTRAHGIYVGANYIFGLPDDTFESMQATLDLALQLNTEWANFYSAMAYPGSPLHKMAVDQKLPLPENEGGPGWIGYSQHAFETLPLPTNKLSSGEVLAFRDHAFHTYFSSPNYLGMMRTKFGQDVLDHVQFMTNHKLERKYAAHLNFLAKAETK; this comes from the coding sequence ATGAAAAAGAGTCATATTGATCTCTTGCTGGTGAATGCGCCTGGTAAGAAGCGTGTTTACCAATCTCTTGCAAATGATCTTGCTGCTTATGAACCTCCGATCTGGGCTGGTCTTATTGGGAATTCTGCAAGGAAGCATGGTTATGGTGTTGGAATTCTGGATGCAGAAGCCGAACTTCTAACTTATGAAGAGACGGTTTCTCGAATTCTAGAAGCAAATCCTGTGCTCACGGTATTTGTTGTGTATGGCCAGCAACCATCTGCTTCAACACAGTGCATGCCTGCGGCCGGTGATGTTGCCAGAATGATCAAGGAAGCAAATCCTGCGCTGAAAATCATGTTTATAGGAACGCACCCGAGCGCGCTTCCCGAAAAAACTCTGCGGGAAGAAGCAACCGACTTTGTCTGCCAGGGGGAGGGACCGTATACGATTCTGGGCGTTCTCGAAGCATTGAAATCCGGATCTGATCAGTTTCGCTCGATTGGCGGACTCTGGTACATGGAAAATGGCACAGTCGCATCCAGCCCCGTTTTCAATAACATCAAGAATCTAGAGGAGGAACTGCCGGGCATGGCCTGGGACCTGCTCCCCATGAAAAACTACAAAGCACATAACTGGCATTGCTGGGATCACATTCATGATCGCCAACCCTACGCTTCGCTCTATGCAAGTTTCGGATGCCCCTACAAGTGCAGTTTTTGTTGCATCAATGCACCATTTGGCGGGAGCGGCATCCGGTACTTTTCTCCGCAATCTGTCATCAAGGAAATTGATATTCTGGTCAACGACTACGGAGTCAAGAATATTAAGTTCGCAGATGAAATGTTTGTACTGAAACCGGCTCAGGTTCTCGGCATTTGCGATCTGATTATTGAACGCAGCTACAAACTCAATATCTGGGCGTATGCACGAGTGGATACGATTCGCGATCCGTTCCTTGAGAAATTGAAGAAGGCCGGTTTCAACTGGCTTGGAATCGGCATTGAATCGGGCAGTAAATACGTTCGTGATGGAGTCGAGAAAGGCCGCTTTGGTGATGAAGATATTGCCAAAATAGTTGCCAAAACGAGAGCCCACGGAATTTATGTGGGAGCCAACTATATCTTCGGATTGCCGGATGATACTTTCGAATCCATGCAGGCCACGCTGGATCTGGCGCTGCAATTAAACACTGAGTGGGCGAATTTTTATTCGGCGATGGCATATCCCGGATCGCCATTGCACAAAATGGCGGTGGACCAGAAGCTTCCTTTGCCGGAAAACGAAGGAGGGCCCGGCTGGATCGGATACTCACAGCATGCGTTTGAAACGCTCCCACTGCCAACCAATAAACTATCTTCCGGCGAAGTATTGGCTTTCAGGGACCATGCATTTCATACCTATTTTTCGAGTCCCAATTATCTGGGGATGATGAGGACGAAATTTGGACAAGATGTGTTGGATCATGTACAGTTTATGACGAATCATAAGTTGGAACGAAAGTACGCGGCGCATCTTAATTTTTTGGCAAAGGCAGAAACAAAGTGA
- a CDS encoding type 1 glutamine amidotransferase has product MKKAVIITGPGFQDEEYIYPYYRLIEAGFQVDVATKDGAVVHGKYGNPAKATMSTSDLKVSDFDMVFIPGGFEAPDRVRIIPEVLEFIREMDKAGKLVAAICHGPWVLISAGITRGRRMTAYWSIEADVKNSGAEYLHKVPVVIDRNLITSPHYNNNADFMKAVVDYWKERD; this is encoded by the coding sequence GTGAAAAAAGCAGTGATTATTACCGGTCCTGGTTTTCAAGATGAGGAATATATTTACCCCTACTATCGTTTGATTGAAGCTGGATTTCAGGTCGATGTTGCGACCAAAGATGGCGCAGTTGTTCATGGAAAATATGGAAACCCAGCCAAAGCAACGATGAGCACCTCGGATCTAAAGGTTTCCGATTTCGATATGGTCTTCATCCCGGGTGGGTTTGAAGCTCCCGATCGAGTTCGAATCATTCCAGAGGTTTTGGAATTCATCCGTGAGATGGATAAAGCTGGAAAATTGGTTGCCGCAATCTGCCATGGTCCATGGGTTTTGATTTCCGCCGGAATTACAAGGGGCCGAAGAATGACGGCCTACTGGAGCATTGAGGCGGATGTTAAGAATTCAGGAGCAGAATATCTGCACAAAGTTCCCGTTGTGATCGATCGAAATCTCATAACCTCTCCTCATTACAACAACAATGCCGACTTCATGAAGGCCGTCGTGGACTACTGGAAAGAGAGGGATTGA